The Nitrospira sp. genomic sequence GTGATATCCGCCCACAGCGTCGTCGAGAGGACGACGGCGAAAAGAATCAGCACACCGCCCATTGTGGGCGTGCCCGCCTTGGCTAAATGGCCCTGGGGACCATCCTCGCGGATGTGTTGTCCCATCTTGATCGCTTGCAACTTTTTGATCAGCGGCGGTGCCAGCACAAAAGCGATCAGAAACGCCGTGATCGCCGCGTAAATCGTCCGGAAGCTCAGATACCGGAACACGTTCAGTGCGGGTATTTCCGTGTGGAGCGGATAGAGCAGGAGATACAGCATCTCAGCTCCTCCCGCCTCGACTGAGCGTCGCCACACCGCCCGTCCCCGTCACGATTTCGACGGCCCGCTCCATCTTCATGCCGCGCGACGCCTTGACCAGCACCACGTCACCGGCCTGCACCAGCTCTTTCAGGGCCGCCCCGGCCCTCGTCGCGTCAGTTTCGTATACAGCGCAGCCCGCTGGCATACCAGCCGCGCGTGCACCCTCCACCAGTTCGTGTCCAAATGCGCCGCAGGCGATCAGATGCGAGATGCCCCGTTCCGCCAGATGGGTGCCGACTTCGCGGTGTCGCGGGGCGGCGTCCGCTCCCAGCTCCAGCATGTCACCCAGCACCGCGATCGACCGCCCGCCGGCACCCAGTTCGCACAGCAGATCGATGGAGGCTTTCATTGAGGCCGGATTCGCGTTGTAGCAATCGTTGATGATGCGCACGCCGTGCCAGGTCAGAATCTGCGACCGCATGGCCAGCGGCCGAAACGCTGCCAGGCCGGCCGCGATTGTCACCGGGCTCAACCCCATGACATGCCCCACGGCAGCAGCAGCCAATGCATTTAGAATATTGTGCAGGCCGCGCACATGTAGAGAGACCAGCTGGGGCCTACCGCGGCCGGGCAGCCGCAGATGGAATTGCGTACGGTGCTGCCCGCCCATCATCAATCGCTCTGCCCGCACCTGCGCGCGATCGGAGAGGCCAAACGACACGACTTCGCAACGCGCACGAGAGGCAAGATAGCCGAAATAGGCATCGTCCGCGTTCAATATCGCGCTGCCCTCAGGCGGCAGAAATTCCAGTAATTCGCCCTTGGACTGTGCGGAGACATCCTCCGAGCCAAAAAACTCCAGATGGTCCGGGCCGATGTTCGTGATAAGGCCAATCGTCGGGCGGGTGAGCTCGCAAAGCCGCACCGTCTGACCGACGTTGTCCACGCCCATTTCGATCACCGCCGCCTTGTGGCGCGGCGTCAGGCGCAGCAGCGTCTGCGGTACGCCGATCCGATTGTTCAAATTGCCCTCAGTACGAAGCACCGGCTTGCTTTGCGCCAGCACATTGGCCGTCATTTCCTTGGTCGTTGTCTTGCCATTGCTGCCGGTCACAGCCACGACCGGAATCTGGAACCGGTTGCGATGATGCGCCGCTAGTTGCTGATAGGCAGCCAGCACGTCCGGCACGCCAAGTAGTACAGACGCACGGGTGCTACTTCGTTTCACCGACAGCGGCAGATGGTAGCTGTCGCGCACCAGCGCACCTACCGCGCCCTGCCTCAGCGCAGCCGGCACGAACTCGTGCCCGTCCATCCGGTCTCCCGTGAGCGCCACGAAGAGATCCCCCTCGCCGATCTCGCGTGAATCCGTGCAGAGGCGCCGGATGCCCTGCTTCCCGGTGTGGAGTTCCCGCTTCGTCAGCAACTGTGCGCTGGCGATCTCCCGAATTTCATCGATGACAAACAACGGCATCGTATACTTCCACAGTTCGGCACTCGTGGTTAGAACCCGACACGTCGCAACTGGCATCATACGCGCAACGACGCCAAAGCCGCCCGCGCCACTTCCCGATCGTCAAAATGATCTTTGGTCGTTCCGACGATCTGGTAATCCTCGTGGCCCTTGCCGGCAATCAGCACTGTGTCCCCCGTTTTCGCTTCACGCACGGCGGCCTCGATCGCAGTACGGCGGTCGACCATCACTTCATATCTAACCGGCCTCTGCGCCAGCACCTCTTTCACGCCAACCTCAACTTCTCTCAAAATCGCCTGTGGATCCTCCGTGCGCGGATTGTCAGACGTAAGGAAGACTATGTCGCTCAGTCGTGCGGCGACGCGCCCCATCTTGGGGCGCTTCGTGCGGTCACGGTCACCGCCGCATCCAAACACGATAATGATCCGCCCTGTCTTGAGCACCTGGACGGTCGTAAGCAGCCGCAGTAGCGCGTCCTCCGTATGGGCGTAATCCACCACGACCGTGAAGTTCTGACCGCCTTCGACCCGCTCGAAGCGGCCCGGTACATTCACGACAGACGCAATGCCGCGCTGGACCATATCCGGGGAAAAGCCCTCGTGCAGTCCCACGCCGATTGCCGCCAGCATGTTGTAGACGTTGTGCTCGCCGACCAACTGGCTTTCGATCGGAAACCGGCCCTTCGGAGTTGCTACGGTGAACCGCGTGCCGCTCAATGCCAACCGGACATCCTCGGCACGGATGTCGGCCGTCTGATGGATCGCATAGGTCCAGACGGGCACGCGGCTGGCCCGGCAGACGTGCGTGCCGCGTGGATCGTCGAGATTGACGATAGCGCGCTTAGGCCGCGGCTTCGCTCCTGACGGATTTAAACCAGTGAAGAGGCGGAGCTTGGCCTGAAAATAGTCTTCAAGGTCAGCGTGAAAATCGAGATGATCCTGCGTGAGATTGGTAAAAATCGCGACGTCGAACTCGCAGCCGGCCGTGCGGTCCATCGCCAATGCGTGCGACGACACTTCCATCACTGCCGCGTCCATACCCGCCCCGGCCATCTTCGCCAAGAGCTCCTGTAACTCCACCGCACCCGGCGTCGTATGTGACGCAGGAATGCATTCGTCGCCGATTTGATAGGCCACCGTGCCGATTAGGCCGACGCGGCGGCCGGCCGCCTCCAGCAGCCCCTTACACAGATAGGTCACCGTCGTCTTGCCGTTTGTCCCCGTCACGCCGACCATGCACAGATGGGAGGCCGGATCTGCGTAGAACCGCCCGGCCAGCACGCCCAGTATCCGGCGCGTATCCTCCACGTGCACGACCGGAATCGAAGACGGCAACGGTACATGCACGTCTTTTTGGATGACCAGCGCCGCGGCGCCGGCCACGACGGCTTTTTCGACGAAGGCGTGGCCGTCCACGCGCTCGCCCTTCACCGCTACAAAGACGCCGCCCGGCTTGACCGCGCGGGAATCGTCCGTCAGCGACGAAATCGCGACATTCAAATTTCCCGTCCGCTTGGCAACCGCCAGCGGCGCGACCAGTTCGGCAAAGGTCACGGGATCATCACTCCATCAGAAGACCAGGCCCACGCCAGCTTCATCGGCTCCTGCGACGATACGCCCAGATAGGGGAGCGCCTGTTCGGCGATGCGCCGGAAGACCGGCGCGGCGATGGTGCCCCCCCAGGCCTCGCCATGCGGCTCGTCGATGATCGCCACAATCGTCAGGCGCGGATCGTCGGCCGGGACGTAGCCAGCGAACGATGCGACAGATAGCTTCGACGAATAGGCGCCGGTCGCCGGGTCAATTTTCTGCGCCGTGCCCGTCTTGCCCGCCACGCGGTAGCCGGGCACCGCCGCCTTGCCGCCGGTCCCGGCCGTCACGACGCCCTCGAGAATCGTGTTGAGCTTCTGCGCCGTCTCGGCCGTGATAGGTTGCCGCCGTGCTTGCGGCGACACTTGCGCCACCAACTGCCCCTGCGCATCGCGCACCTCGGCCACAGTATAGGGCTTCATGAGCCAGCCGCCGTTGGCCACGGCCGAGACGGCCGTCGCGAGCTGGAGCGCCGTAACGCCGATCTCC encodes the following:
- the murF gene encoding UDP-N-acetylmuramoyl-tripeptide--D-alanyl-D-alanine ligase encodes the protein MMPVATCRVLTTSAELWKYTMPLFVIDEIREIASAQLLTKRELHTGKQGIRRLCTDSREIGEGDLFVALTGDRMDGHEFVPAALRQGAVGALVRDSYHLPLSVKRSSTRASVLLGVPDVLAAYQQLAAHHRNRFQIPVVAVTGSNGKTTTKEMTANVLAQSKPVLRTEGNLNNRIGVPQTLLRLTPRHKAAVIEMGVDNVGQTVRLCELTRPTIGLITNIGPDHLEFFGSEDVSAQSKGELLEFLPPEGSAILNADDAYFGYLASRARCEVVSFGLSDRAQVRAERLMMGGQHRTQFHLRLPGRGRPQLVSLHVRGLHNILNALAAAAVGHVMGLSPVTIAAGLAAFRPLAMRSQILTWHGVRIINDCYNANPASMKASIDLLCELGAGGRSIAVLGDMLELGADAAPRHREVGTHLAERGISHLIACGAFGHELVEGARAAGMPAGCAVYETDATRAGAALKELVQAGDVVLVKASRGMKMERAVEIVTGTGGVATLSRGGRS
- a CDS encoding UDP-N-acetylmuramoyl-L-alanyl-D-glutamate--2,6-diaminopimelate ligase; translation: MTFAELVAPLAVAKRTGNLNVAISSLTDDSRAVKPGGVFVAVKGERVDGHAFVEKAVVAGAAALVIQKDVHVPLPSSIPVVHVEDTRRILGVLAGRFYADPASHLCMVGVTGTNGKTTVTYLCKGLLEAAGRRVGLIGTVAYQIGDECIPASHTTPGAVELQELLAKMAGAGMDAAVMEVSSHALAMDRTAGCEFDVAIFTNLTQDHLDFHADLEDYFQAKLRLFTGLNPSGAKPRPKRAIVNLDDPRGTHVCRASRVPVWTYAIHQTADIRAEDVRLALSGTRFTVATPKGRFPIESQLVGEHNVYNMLAAIGVGLHEGFSPDMVQRGIASVVNVPGRFERVEGGQNFTVVVDYAHTEDALLRLLTTVQVLKTGRIIIVFGCGGDRDRTKRPKMGRVAARLSDIVFLTSDNPRTEDPQAILREVEVGVKEVLAQRPVRYEVMVDRRTAIEAAVREAKTGDTVLIAGKGHEDYQIVGTTKDHFDDREVARAALASLRV